In Xenorhabdus poinarii G6, the following are encoded in one genomic region:
- a CDS encoding inverse autotransporter beta domain-containing protein: protein MDSSISHKVIRLSVLIYSFCLPFTPMNAFSAAEKTSDNKTVSNVLSTSENAIQPGMTEGDQASLIAQNVQKVGHLLASSPAQLTEQAKSYALGKINNTFSSEAQKWLSQFGTAKIHFALDRKGKLDDGSLDLLLPLYDNKTDWLLFSQLGYRNKDSRHTLNFGLGGRYFTPEWMYGLNTFFDHDVTGQNKRLGLGGEAWTDYVKLSANTYWRLSRWHQSPKERDYEERPANGFDLNSEFFLPAYPNIGGKISYEQYFGDNVALFDRDTRQKDPNLARFGLNYTPVPLVTMGVDYKLGSGGHSETLFLANLNYRFGMPFGAQISPDNVATMRTLAGSRYDIVERNNNIVLDYRKKQTLTITLPSTLSGYNGQPIIVKAQIASNKSLKRVTWQTDQAFIDNKGSLLSNKDQAELVLPQYVNKGENRYTLSATAEDESGESKTTQMEIVVDPFVVKDQSVQPAGKGPVIADGKSAYQLAATITHGTASNAPIKSQVIPGVKWSLAPENPNAKLVWDEHGATNDQGQLTATLTSTEPLAADSKVFLEMDGMPKMAITGQGDTPLTFASIDTEYHIALQPVVPDGPLSINNPQDIYTFVATLLDKDNQPLQNKKIKATWTATPNDGVELKPGDSTNGITDDQGQLMATLKSNKAQAITVKLSIEDGPSQTFKPVSFINDVNDPVQINSFTFEKDGPYQATADNKVTVKALIFKDNKPLPPNTTVKVKWFAVTEPENLPGFILESANETQATTDQAGKIQATFSSTTAVQDAKIGLSVNGGEESLSAPFDFDPPKNLNAVLKGEIKPPYDKTLSGKLTGKDGKNRFKVLVVDATSGQPLPNQTVPDVTWNIEGDPEPNRLKMVMDDNPRTDAEGYLAAYLQKNANFGADNLVVTATLGSSNAKASSPVTIIPIEVPVGITIVAEKDKGQPGLNVEGKYSVFPEQQGQPLNVHNQLGIILTMDLNDQITGLPEGEYKDDAGKTLSIKLTHHTDVTATDENGYIVFPRNKFKPGPAKVTATVTRDGLRGIYTYTFHPERYLFASPKLDNLSEYGYKCENMVGKIGDVPSGAKTATNKDVGLYQEDQTGKTLVDEYPRAKFPDFHLSPGDPGVLFSYLDPTPNSEKVTPMGINLDTYERINENEVQLHLMLCKLGN, encoded by the coding sequence ATGGATTCGAGCATCAGTCATAAAGTTATTCGGCTTTCTGTTCTTATCTATTCGTTTTGTTTACCGTTTACGCCAATGAATGCATTTTCGGCAGCGGAAAAAACTTCGGATAATAAAACAGTAAGCAATGTGTTATCGACATCAGAAAATGCCATTCAGCCCGGTATGACGGAGGGAGATCAAGCAAGCCTGATTGCGCAAAATGTCCAAAAGGTAGGTCATCTCCTTGCCTCTTCCCCCGCTCAGTTGACCGAGCAGGCGAAATCTTATGCACTGGGGAAAATCAATAACACCTTCTCCAGCGAAGCCCAAAAATGGTTGTCTCAGTTTGGCACCGCCAAAATTCATTTTGCCCTCGACAGAAAAGGGAAACTGGATGACGGCTCGCTGGATCTGTTATTGCCCCTCTACGACAATAAAACAGACTGGTTGCTGTTTTCCCAATTAGGTTATCGCAATAAAGATAGCCGCCATACCCTGAACTTTGGCCTCGGCGGACGTTATTTCACCCCCGAGTGGATGTATGGCTTAAACACCTTCTTTGACCATGACGTCACCGGGCAAAATAAGCGCTTAGGGTTGGGCGGGGAAGCCTGGACGGATTACGTGAAATTATCCGCCAATACCTACTGGCGTCTGAGCCGTTGGCATCAGTCACCGAAAGAACGGGACTATGAAGAACGCCCTGCCAATGGGTTTGATCTCAACAGTGAGTTCTTCTTACCGGCTTACCCGAATATTGGCGGTAAAATCAGTTATGAGCAGTACTTTGGCGATAACGTCGCGCTGTTCGATCGCGATACCCGGCAAAAAGACCCTAATCTTGCCCGGTTTGGCCTGAATTATACCCCGGTTCCACTGGTAACGATGGGTGTCGATTATAAGCTCGGCAGTGGCGGGCACAGTGAAACGCTCTTTCTGGCGAATCTGAATTACCGTTTTGGCATGCCGTTCGGTGCCCAGATTTCGCCGGATAACGTGGCCACGATGCGTACCTTAGCCGGCAGCCGTTATGATATCGTTGAGCGAAACAACAATATCGTCCTAGATTATCGGAAAAAGCAGACACTCACCATTACATTGCCTAGTACCCTCAGCGGCTACAATGGTCAACCCATTATCGTCAAGGCTCAGATTGCCAGCAATAAATCCCTCAAGCGGGTAACCTGGCAAACCGATCAAGCCTTCATCGACAACAAAGGGAGCCTGTTATCCAATAAGGATCAGGCTGAACTCGTGTTGCCACAATATGTGAATAAAGGCGAAAACCGCTACACCCTGTCTGCCACCGCAGAAGACGAGAGCGGTGAATCCAAAACAACGCAAATGGAAATCGTTGTTGATCCTTTTGTCGTTAAAGACCAAAGCGTTCAGCCAGCAGGAAAAGGGCCGGTGATTGCCGATGGTAAATCCGCTTATCAACTGGCGGCCACCATCACCCACGGCACAGCCAGTAATGCGCCGATCAAGAGCCAAGTGATCCCGGGGGTGAAATGGAGCCTTGCGCCTGAGAACCCCAATGCCAAATTGGTTTGGGATGAACACGGCGCCACCAATGATCAGGGGCAGTTAACCGCCACGCTGACCAGTACAGAACCGCTTGCCGCGGACTCGAAGGTGTTTCTGGAAATGGATGGGATGCCGAAAATGGCGATAACCGGCCAGGGCGACACACCGCTTACTTTTGCCTCTATTGACACCGAATACCATATCGCCTTGCAGCCAGTGGTGCCTGATGGCCCGCTCTCTATCAATAACCCGCAGGATATCTATACCTTTGTCGCTACTCTATTGGATAAAGACAATCAGCCACTGCAGAATAAAAAGATTAAAGCCACCTGGACAGCCACCCCCAATGATGGCGTGGAATTGAAACCGGGCGACAGCACTAACGGCATCACCGATGATCAGGGACAATTGATGGCAACCCTGAAAAGTAACAAAGCTCAGGCCATCACCGTTAAACTGTCTATCGAAGATGGCCCAAGTCAAACGTTTAAGCCGGTCAGTTTTATTAATGATGTCAACGATCCCGTTCAAATCAACTCCTTTACGTTTGAGAAAGACGGGCCTTACCAAGCAACAGCAGATAACAAGGTGACTGTCAAAGCGCTAATCTTCAAGGATAACAAGCCGCTGCCACCAAATACCACCGTGAAAGTGAAATGGTTTGCCGTCACAGAGCCGGAGAATCTGCCCGGATTCATACTCGAGTCGGCAAACGAGACCCAGGCGACCACCGATCAGGCTGGCAAAATTCAGGCCACGTTCAGCAGTACCACAGCGGTGCAAGACGCCAAAATCGGATTGTCCGTCAATGGCGGGGAAGAATCGTTATCGGCCCCATTCGATTTTGATCCGCCCAAAAATCTGAATGCTGTCCTCAAGGGGGAAATCAAACCACCTTATGATAAAACATTGAGCGGTAAGTTGACCGGTAAGGATGGGAAAAATCGCTTTAAGGTTCTCGTCGTTGATGCAACAAGTGGGCAGCCGCTGCCAAACCAAACCGTTCCGGATGTTACCTGGAATATAGAAGGCGATCCAGAGCCGAACCGTTTGAAGATGGTGATGGATGATAATCCACGCACAGACGCAGAAGGTTATTTGGCGGCTTATTTGCAGAAAAATGCCAATTTCGGTGCTGACAATCTAGTTGTCACTGCCACCTTGGGTTCATCCAATGCAAAAGCTTCTTCCCCGGTGACCATCATCCCGATAGAAGTACCCGTGGGGATTACTATCGTCGCAGAGAAAGATAAAGGCCAACCTGGTCTTAATGTGGAGGGTAAATACAGCGTCTTTCCCGAACAACAAGGTCAACCCCTTAACGTCCATAATCAGCTAGGTATCATACTAACAATGGATCTCAATGACCAAATCACAGGGTTGCCAGAGGGTGAGTATAAGGACGACGCTGGGAAAACTTTGTCTATAAAACTCACACATCATACTGACGTCACGGCGACAGATGAGAATGGTTATATCGTCTTCCCTAGGAATAAGTTTAAACCCGGCCCGGCAAAAGTCACCGCCACCGTCACAAGAGACGGCTTAAGGGGGATCTATACTTATACGTTCCATCCTGAAAGGTATCTATTTGCTTCGCCTAAGTTAGACAATCTTAGTGAATACGGGTATAAGTGTGAGAACATGGTCGGAAAAATAGGAGACGTTCCCAGTGGGGCTAAAACTGCCACGAATAAGGATGTCGGACTGTATCAAGAAGATCAAACTGGTAAGACATTAGTGGATGAATATCCAAGAGCGAAGTTCCCGGATTTTCATCTCAGTCCAGGGGATCCGGGTGTTCTATTCTCTTACTTGGACCCGACCCCGAACTCGGAGAAGGTTACACCTATGGGCATTAATCTTGATACATATGAAAGAATTAACGAAAACGAGGTTCAACTCCACTTAATGCTGTGTAAACTTGGGAATTAA
- the ppa gene encoding inorganic diphosphatase → MSLNNVPAGKALPEDIYVIIEIPANADPIKYEVDKESGALFVDRFMSTAMFYPCNYGYINHTLSLDGDPVDVLVPTPYPLQPGSVIRCRPVGVLKMTDESGEDAKLVAVPHTKLSKEYDHINDVNDLPELLRAQITHFFEHYKDLESGKWVKVDGWDNADAAKAEIRASFERAAQK, encoded by the coding sequence ATGAGCCTGAACAACGTACCGGCGGGAAAAGCACTGCCAGAAGATATCTATGTCATCATTGAGATCCCGGCAAACGCCGATCCAATCAAATATGAAGTTGATAAAGAATCCGGTGCTCTGTTTGTTGACCGTTTCATGTCAACGGCGATGTTCTACCCATGTAACTACGGTTACATCAATCATACGTTATCCCTTGACGGTGACCCGGTTGACGTATTGGTGCCAACACCTTATCCATTACAGCCGGGTTCTGTGATCCGCTGCCGTCCGGTTGGTGTGCTGAAAATGACTGATGAGTCCGGTGAAGATGCCAAATTGGTCGCTGTTCCGCATACCAAACTGAGCAAAGAATACGATCACATCAACGATGTGAACGATCTGCCGGAACTGCTACGCGCCCAAATCACGCATTTCTTTGAACACTACAAAGATCTGGAAAGCGGTAAGTGGGTTAAAGTCGATGGATGGGATAACGCTGACGCCGCCAAAGCGGAAATCCGCGCCTCTTTCGAACGTGCTGCCCAAAAATAA
- a CDS encoding gamma-glutamylcyclotransferase family protein, with protein sequence MRVIVYGSLRRKQGNHHWMTDAQLLGEHRLDGYEIYDLGHYPAVIRGEGTIECEVYRITPPILTELDALKKNAQEYQRELIETPYGKAWIYLYQLSVEGLQRITSGDWLKRHGEEENE encoded by the coding sequence ATGCGAGTTATTGTTTATGGTAGCCTGAGGCGAAAACAAGGTAATCACCACTGGATGACGGATGCCCAATTGTTAGGAGAACACAGATTAGACGGTTATGAAATTTATGATCTGGGGCACTATCCGGCGGTTATCCGTGGCGAAGGAACCATCGAATGTGAAGTCTATCGTATTACGCCCCCCATCCTGACCGAGTTGGATGCATTAAAAAAGAATGCTCAGGAGTACCAAAGGGAATTGATTGAAACGCCTTATGGCAAGGCATGGATTTATCTCTATCAGTTGTCTGTCGAAGGATTACAGAGAATAACCAGTGGTGACTGGCTGAAACGTCACGGAGAAGAAGAAAACGAGTGA
- the tamB gene encoding autotransporter assembly complex protein TamB — protein sequence MKWVKRGSIAFLLIVGLLLVLIVGLVGTQTGLHFMVNNAARWIPGLEIASVNGGWRDLTLKGVKYQMPGVNVKADNLHLSVRLSCLKHSQVCVNALTTEGVTVSVKTAELPPSAPVVASEPLTELKTLYPISLGLLSLKNIHVQVDDIAIALDELKTGAQWQDKQLIVKPTNIQHLSVALPKHAAEKSGTAQNRVPQADTEQPLSETLKALFARPLLAELPPIPLPLDITLEDLRGSQLHLTGDTDIKINALRLQASNQGQQVHISTLNLQTPEGALAIQGTAKLSEQWPVNVSVKGHIDNLSHLNLDDFKGQQVQLALKGALLQQLDLAVKLSGPVSASLDAQAELAKAGLPVRMTLTSRQLQWPLRGQPAYQLEGVRLRLNGQVSRYDLSLRSAIKGHDLPPASLLLDAKGNEEQLKLTRLRLAALQGKADVSGVLDWRKAVSWHANLTLAGINTAKQWPEWPAKLAGKIAVRGSMYGGSWQLQVPEMALDGHVKQNIIKAHGQASGNAAGQWDIPQLNLTVGRNTLHVQGRLTDHAWKLDGEINAQHLNGVLPGLAGLMTGQVKLRGNMKSPQIIADLQARGLRWQDDIKVDSATIKGDIRSSDQIRGQLSVVVRQLKQADLTINHLTLNAKGSESKHDLQLNIEGTPVSGQLALHGHFDRQKARWTGSINKTDVDTPVGEWRLSRAISVDYWHLQQKALIGPHCWLNPNARLCISKPIEAGASGHAQVALEHFNLAMIQPFLDKNTQLSGVFSGHANIKWTEKQGLPQANVALQGTGVAVRQIVEGNTLPIDFETLTVNAGLANGKANVSWLVKLAGNGQLKGDVQVADVTGQRKLSGNIDLQALSLALMKPMLGKGEKAEGGVNANLRIGGNAKHPLLFGLLKADSLKISSYWLPFEITQSQLAVNFAGTSSDLSGMIKTPQGQLNLHGYADWRNLAQWYASIAVAGDKLRVTVPPMVKVDVSPNLRLEATPDRLNLEGNVAIPWARIKVQELPESAVGVSADEVMLDNHFQPITKKKSAIQIQSHLNIHIGHDVQLSAFGLKAQLKGDLKVLQDQQGLGLNGQIDIPEGRFHAYGQDLLVRKGTILFSGPPDQPLLNIEAIRNPESTANRVIAGVRVTGLADKPKVEVFSDPVKSQQEALSYLLRGEGLEKGNSDNSQMTAMLIGLGIAQSGQLVGKIGETFGVSDLALDTQGAGDKSQVVVSGRITNDLQVKYGVGIFDSLATLTLRYRVMPRLYLEAVSGIDQALDLLYEFEF from the coding sequence ATGAAGTGGGTAAAAAGAGGGAGTATCGCTTTCCTGCTGATTGTCGGCCTGTTATTGGTGCTTATAGTGGGATTGGTCGGCACACAAACCGGTCTGCATTTTATGGTTAACAACGCGGCACGTTGGATACCCGGATTAGAGATAGCCAGCGTTAACGGAGGCTGGCGTGATTTAACGCTAAAGGGCGTGAAATACCAGATGCCGGGAGTCAACGTGAAGGCGGATAATCTGCACCTCTCTGTACGGCTTTCTTGCCTGAAACACAGCCAGGTTTGTGTCAATGCCTTGACGACGGAAGGGGTGACCGTTTCGGTGAAGACGGCAGAACTTCCCCCATCAGCGCCAGTTGTGGCATCAGAACCCCTCACCGAATTAAAAACGCTGTACCCCATTTCATTGGGCTTGCTTTCCCTGAAAAATATTCATGTACAGGTAGACGATATCGCCATTGCATTGGATGAATTGAAAACAGGGGCACAGTGGCAGGATAAGCAACTGATCGTAAAACCGACGAACATTCAGCACCTGTCCGTGGCATTACCCAAACACGCCGCCGAAAAAAGCGGGACAGCACAAAACAGAGTGCCACAGGCTGACACTGAGCAACCCCTGAGTGAAACGTTGAAAGCGTTATTTGCCAGGCCGCTGTTAGCGGAGCTGCCCCCGATCCCACTTCCCCTTGATATCACGCTGGAAGATCTCCGTGGTAGTCAACTGCATTTGACGGGGGATACTGACATCAAAATTAATGCGTTGCGACTACAGGCCAGCAATCAGGGGCAACAGGTGCATATCTCAACCCTGAATTTACAGACGCCGGAAGGGGCGCTGGCCATACAGGGAACGGCCAAACTGTCTGAACAATGGCCGGTCAATGTTTCGGTGAAGGGGCACATCGATAATTTAAGTCATCTCAATCTGGACGATTTTAAAGGGCAACAGGTGCAGTTAGCGCTAAAAGGGGCATTGTTGCAGCAACTTGATCTGGCCGTAAAGCTCTCCGGCCCTGTCTCCGCCAGTCTGGATGCACAGGCTGAATTGGCAAAAGCCGGCTTGCCGGTACGGATGACCTTGACCAGCCGCCAATTGCAGTGGCCATTGCGCGGTCAGCCTGCCTATCAGCTTGAGGGGGTCAGATTGCGTTTGAATGGTCAAGTTAGTCGTTACGATCTTTCCCTGCGCTCGGCGATCAAGGGCCATGATCTTCCTCCGGCATCACTGCTGCTGGATGCGAAAGGCAATGAAGAACAACTCAAATTAACCCGTTTACGTCTGGCAGCCTTACAGGGGAAAGCCGATGTGTCAGGGGTGCTTGACTGGCGTAAGGCCGTGAGCTGGCATGCCAATCTCACGTTAGCGGGAATAAATACCGCCAAACAGTGGCCGGAATGGCCTGCCAAACTGGCGGGAAAAATAGCGGTACGGGGCAGTATGTACGGTGGCAGCTGGCAGCTTCAGGTGCCTGAAATGGCTCTTGATGGGCATGTGAAGCAAAACATCATTAAAGCCCATGGTCAGGCATCAGGCAACGCGGCGGGGCAATGGGACATCCCGCAACTCAATCTGACCGTTGGGCGTAATACCCTTCATGTCCAGGGCAGATTGACGGATCACGCGTGGAAACTCGATGGGGAAATAAATGCTCAGCACCTAAATGGTGTCCTTCCCGGTCTGGCGGGTTTGATGACCGGTCAGGTTAAACTGCGTGGCAATATGAAATCACCCCAAATTATTGCGGATTTACAGGCGCGCGGGTTGCGCTGGCAGGATGATATCAAGGTCGATAGTGCGACGATCAAGGGGGATATTCGTTCATCAGACCAGATCCGAGGCCAATTATCGGTTGTTGTGCGCCAACTGAAACAGGCCGATTTAACCATCAATCACTTGACACTTAACGCGAAAGGTTCAGAAAGCAAACATGATTTACAACTGAACATCGAGGGTACGCCGGTATCCGGCCAGTTAGCCCTTCATGGTCATTTTGATCGTCAGAAAGCGCGCTGGACAGGTAGCATCAACAAAACGGACGTTGATACCCCTGTCGGTGAATGGCGTTTAAGCAGAGCAATCTCTGTTGATTACTGGCATTTGCAACAAAAAGCCCTGATTGGCCCGCATTGCTGGTTAAATCCCAATGCCCGTCTTTGTATTTCAAAACCAATTGAAGCGGGCGCCAGCGGTCATGCGCAAGTGGCACTTGAACATTTTAACTTAGCGATGATCCAGCCATTTTTGGATAAAAACACCCAACTCAGTGGGGTGTTCAGTGGTCATGCCAATATCAAATGGACAGAAAAACAGGGATTGCCACAGGCAAACGTTGCGCTGCAGGGAACCGGGGTAGCGGTGCGTCAGATTGTCGAAGGGAATACCTTACCGATTGATTTTGAAACACTCACCGTGAATGCAGGGCTGGCAAATGGCAAGGCGAATGTGTCATGGTTAGTTAAACTGGCTGGCAATGGACAGTTGAAAGGGGATGTACAGGTTGCGGATGTAACCGGTCAGCGGAAACTATCGGGAAATATCGATCTTCAGGCGCTCTCCTTAGCACTGATGAAGCCGATGTTGGGGAAAGGCGAAAAGGCGGAGGGCGGGGTAAATGCGAATTTACGCATTGGTGGCAATGCTAAGCACCCGCTGCTATTTGGTTTACTGAAAGCGGATAGCCTGAAAATCAGCAGCTATTGGCTGCCATTCGAAATCACCCAAAGCCAGCTGGCGGTGAATTTTGCCGGTACCAGTTCCGACCTGAGCGGCATGATTAAGACCCCTCAGGGGCAATTAAACCTGCATGGTTACGCTGACTGGCGCAATCTGGCGCAATGGTATGCCAGCATTGCGGTGGCGGGTGACAAATTACGTGTTACGGTGCCGCCAATGGTCAAGGTGGATGTCAGCCCCAATTTACGGTTGGAAGCGACACCCGATCGACTGAATCTTGAGGGGAATGTGGCGATTCCGTGGGCGCGTATTAAGGTGCAGGAATTACCGGAATCGGCGGTCGGGGTTTCTGCTGATGAAGTGATGCTGGATAACCATTTCCAGCCAATAACGAAGAAAAAATCCGCGATTCAGATCCAAAGTCACTTAAATATTCATATTGGTCATGATGTGCAGTTGAGCGCCTTTGGCCTGAAAGCTCAGCTTAAAGGCGATTTGAAAGTCCTGCAGGATCAACAGGGATTAGGACTGAATGGTCAGATTGATATCCCGGAAGGGCGTTTCCATGCCTATGGGCAAGATTTGCTCGTCCGTAAGGGAACCATTTTGTTCTCCGGGCCGCCGGATCAGCCATTGTTGAATATTGAAGCCATCCGCAATCCTGAATCGACAGCCAACAGAGTGATTGCAGGCGTGCGTGTCACCGGTCTGGCCGATAAACCGAAAGTAGAAGTCTTTTCTGATCCGGTCAAATCACAACAGGAAGCCTTATCTTATCTGCTACGTGGCGAAGGTCTGGAGAAAGGCAACTCTGACAACTCGCAAATGACAGCCATGCTGATTGGATTGGGGATCGCGCAGAGTGGCCAGTTAGTCGGTAAGATCGGCGAGACATTTGGCGTTTCTGATTTGGCTTTGGATACTCAGGGCGCGGGGGATAAATCTCAAGTGGTTGTCAGTGGTCGAATAACCAATGACTTACAAGTGAAGTATGGAGTGGGTATTTTTGATTCTTTGGCGACACTGACATTACGCTATCGGGTGATGCCAAGATTGTATCTGGAAGCAGTATCTGGTATTGATCAGGCTTTAGATTTGCTCTATGAGTTTGAGTTTTAA
- the tamA gene encoding autotransporter assembly complex protein TamA, with product MSRYPLICALFVSSMTPSAYSANLRLKVEGLSGELEKNARVQLSNISTDEVSPDGRFRARVAKAIRQGLRPLGYYDPVITFTYQEYTPPSRPVLTANVTLGEPVRVVSVNVELEGGAKTDADYPALIKKNMPQPGAILNHGEYENFKSALTNLAVKKGYFDAVMKKSELGVSAAQHESIWDFDFDSGQRYRFGPVRFHGSQIRETYLNNLIPFKPGEDYTSEQLAEFNRRLVNTGWFNSAVVVPDFKQGRASKDKILPLEASLVPRSANYVELGGGYATDVGPRVQAKWKKPWINSRGHSLSTSLNVSSREQLIDGAYKMPLKVNPLEEYYQLQTGYKRKDINDTISDTATLNFSRNWDRFTGWQYSFNLRWSLSHFTQANVTNTTMLLYPGVSVSRIRQRGGAMPSWGDSQRYSLDISDTDWKSDVDFLVLQAHHVWIRTYRENHRFVVRADLGWIETNEFDKVPPDLRFFAGGDRSIRGYKYQKISPTDRRGQLTGASKLAVGSLEYQYNIYGNWWSALFVDSGEAVNDIRKSNLKTGVGMGVRWASPVGPIKFDLATPIGERDNHNVEFYIGLGAEL from the coding sequence GTGTCACGGTATCCCCTCATATGTGCACTTTTTGTCTCTAGTATGACTCCGTCGGCTTATAGTGCAAATTTACGGTTGAAAGTAGAAGGACTTTCTGGCGAATTAGAAAAAAATGCCAGAGTACAACTTTCGAATATCAGTACCGATGAAGTCTCGCCTGATGGTCGTTTTCGGGCCAGGGTGGCGAAAGCCATACGTCAGGGGCTTCGTCCGTTGGGATATTATGATCCTGTCATTACATTTACCTATCAAGAATATACCCCGCCTTCCCGCCCTGTTCTGACAGCCAACGTCACGCTTGGCGAGCCGGTCAGAGTGGTCAGCGTCAATGTTGAGCTGGAAGGGGGCGCGAAAACAGATGCAGATTATCCCGCGCTGATCAAAAAAAATATGCCCCAACCGGGAGCGATACTCAATCACGGCGAATATGAAAATTTTAAAAGTGCCTTGACGAATTTGGCGGTTAAAAAAGGCTATTTTGATGCCGTGATGAAGAAAAGTGAGTTGGGGGTATCAGCCGCACAGCATGAATCGATTTGGGATTTCGATTTCGATAGTGGCCAACGTTATCGCTTTGGCCCGGTGAGATTTCACGGATCGCAAATTAGAGAAACTTATTTGAACAACCTCATCCCTTTCAAACCGGGGGAAGACTATACCTCAGAGCAATTAGCCGAATTTAATCGCCGTTTAGTCAATACCGGATGGTTTAACTCTGCGGTTGTGGTGCCTGATTTTAAACAGGGGCGTGCGAGCAAAGACAAAATATTGCCGTTGGAGGCGTCCTTAGTCCCCCGCTCTGCGAACTATGTCGAATTGGGGGGCGGTTATGCGACCGATGTTGGGCCGCGTGTTCAGGCAAAATGGAAGAAACCCTGGATCAATTCCCGGGGGCACAGTTTGAGTACCAGCCTTAACGTGTCTTCACGCGAGCAGCTCATTGACGGTGCTTACAAAATGCCGCTGAAGGTCAATCCGCTCGAAGAATATTATCAGCTACAAACGGGTTATAAACGTAAAGATATTAACGACACGATTTCAGATACCGCAACCTTGAACTTTTCCCGTAACTGGGATCGGTTTACCGGTTGGCAATACAGTTTTAATCTGCGCTGGAGCCTGAGCCACTTTACACAGGCCAACGTCACCAACACCACGATGTTGCTGTATCCGGGTGTGAGTGTCAGCCGTATTCGTCAACGTGGCGGTGCGATGCCCTCTTGGGGAGATAGTCAGCGTTACTCGCTGGATATTTCTGACACCGACTGGAAATCCGATGTCGATTTTCTTGTCTTGCAGGCACATCACGTTTGGATCAGAACATATCGGGAGAATCACCGTTTTGTCGTGCGGGCGGATTTAGGCTGGATAGAAACGAATGAATTCGACAAAGTGCCACCGGATCTGCGTTTCTTTGCCGGGGGAGATCGCAGTATTCGTGGGTATAAATACCAGAAAATCTCACCGACAGACCGTCGTGGTCAGTTAACCGGGGCATCAAAGTTAGCGGTGGGATCGTTGGAGTACCAATATAATATTTATGGGAATTGGTGGAGTGCCTTATTTGTCGATTCAGGTGAAGCGGTGAATGACATCAGAAAGAGTAACCTAAAAACAGGCGTAGGCATGGGGGTGCGCTGGGCTTCACCGGTCGGGCCGATAAAATTTGATTTAGCGACGCCAATCGGAGAGCGGGATAACCATAATGTCGAATTTTATATCGGGTTAGGGGCTGAACTATGA
- the msrA gene encoding peptide-methionine (S)-S-oxide reductase MsrA — protein MPNSVNESQHVASPTIPSGRPTPLTVSPYHVITKHAIDNIPENMEVAYVGMGCFWGVERLFWQQEGIYTTSAGYSGGTTPNPTYEEVCTGLTGHAEIVRIVFDPTRITYAQLLTLFWENHDPAQGMRQHGDIGTQYRSALYTVSPQQYAQAITSRDQYQQAMKQNSDQRPITTEISAAGAFYFAEDYHQQYLHKNPEGYCGLGGIGVCFPPTHKN, from the coding sequence TTGCCAAATTCAGTTAATGAAAGCCAACATGTTGCTTCACCGACGATCCCATCTGGTCGCCCTACCCCGCTGACCGTATCACCCTACCATGTCATTACAAAGCATGCGATAGATAATATCCCGGAAAATATGGAAGTCGCCTATGTCGGCATGGGCTGTTTCTGGGGGGTTGAACGCCTGTTTTGGCAGCAGGAAGGGATTTACACGACGTCTGCCGGTTACAGTGGTGGCACAACACCAAATCCCACTTATGAAGAGGTTTGTACTGGCTTAACCGGCCATGCAGAGATCGTCAGGATCGTCTTTGATCCAACCCGGATAACGTATGCGCAATTACTGACGTTGTTCTGGGAAAATCACGATCCCGCCCAAGGTATGCGCCAGCACGGGGATATTGGGACACAATATCGTTCAGCGTTGTACACCGTGTCACCACAACAGTATGCGCAGGCCATTACCAGCCGGGATCAATACCAGCAAGCCATGAAGCAAAATAGCGACCAACGCCCTATCACAACAGAAATTAGCGCAGCCGGCGCATTCTATTTTGCCGAAGATTATCACCAGCAATATCTTCACAAAAACCCTGAAGGGTATTGTGGATTAGGTGGTATCGGTGTTTGTTTCCCTCCAACGCACAAAAACTAG